A window from Cryptomeria japonica chromosome 1, Sugi_1.0, whole genome shotgun sequence encodes these proteins:
- the LOC131050294 gene encoding GDSL esterase/lipase At2g42990, producing MKSRAESPVLSSLFLSLIIIIAQKCEYILLVGGQKVPAIFLFGDSYGDTGNNGFIGTTSTGNFPPYGRDFKDHIPTGRVSNGKLMSDYFAEGLGIKELLPPYLDPTLKAQDLLTGACFSSSGTGLDNLTAHILNVIPVWKQIEYFKEYRNKIAGLVGEEEAATIIRNAIFFFSIGTNDFIVNYFLVSPRRLQFTVQEYTDLLLNTYTDYIKELYNLGATKIALINVPPLGCLPTERTVTSLRNKGACDQEVNQAADGFNSGINAMIEGLRPGFPSLQIISLDYHSLISDFIANPSKYDLEVIDKGCCGTGRIEVGFLCNEFTPFTCPDASTYLFFDSVHLTQKAYQFISNVFLTRDIPQLL from the exons ATGAAGTCAAGAGCGGAATCTCCTGTCTTGAGTTCTCTATTTTTAAGTTTGATCATCATAATAGCTCAGAAATGTGAATACATTTTATTAGTCGGAGGACAGAAAGTGCCTGCTATATTTTTGTTTGGAGACTCCTATGGAGATACAGGGAATAATGGTTTTATTGGTACGACAAGTACAGGAAATTTTCCCCCATATGGAAGAGATTTCAAAGATCACATTCCCACAGGAAGGGTATCAAATGGAAAGCTCATGTCTGACTACTTTG CTGAAGGACTTGGAATTAAGGAACTATTGCCTCCATATTTGGACCCAACCCTCAAGGCCCAAGACTTGCTAACTGGTGCCTGTTTTTCATCTTCTGGCACAGGCCTAGACAATCTCACTGCCCATATATTG AATGTGATACCAGTTTGGAAACAAATAGAGTATTTTAAAGAGTATAGAAATAAAATAGCAGGATTGGTGGGAGAAGAAGAGGCCGCCACCATAATCAGAAAtgcaatatttttcttttcaataggCACCAATGACTTCATTGTCAACTACTTCTTAGTCTCACCTCGTCGACTTCAATTCACTGTTCAAGAGTATACAGATTTACTCTTGAATACATACACAGATTATATCAAG GAATTATACAATCTGGGTGCCACTAAAATTGCTTTGATTAATGTTCCACCATTGGGATGTCTGCCAACAGAGAGAACTGTTACAAGCCTTCGGAACAAGGGAGCATGTGACCAGGAGGTAAACCAGGCTGCAGATGGATTCAATTCAGGAATAAATGCCATGATTGAAGGACTCAGACCTGGTTTTCCTAGCCTTCAAATTATTTCTCTCGATTACCACAGTCTGATTTCCGACTTCATTGCAAATCCTAGCAAATACG ATTTGGAGGTGATTGATAAGGGTTGCTGTGGGACAGGCAGGATAGAAGTTGGCTTCTTGTGCAATGAATTCACTCCCTTCACATGCCCTGATGCTTCCACATATCTATTCTTTGATTCCGTCCACCTTACTCAGAAGGCATATCAATTCATTTCTAATGTATTTCTAACCAGAGATATTCCTCAACTTCTTTAA